Proteins from a genomic interval of Chroococcidiopsis thermalis PCC 7203:
- a CDS encoding sulfurtransferase TusA family protein — protein sequence MNQSFLSSADAQLDLRGTPCPINFVRTKLRLEKMTPGSLLEVWLDPGEPIEQVPDSLTMAGYQIEQIEKRDGFFALQVRHPVK from the coding sequence ATGAATCAATCATTTTTGTCATCTGCCGATGCTCAACTCGATCTACGCGGGACTCCCTGCCCGATTAACTTCGTTCGCACTAAGTTACGATTAGAAAAAATGACTCCAGGCAGCTTGCTGGAAGTCTGGCTAGATCCAGGCGAACCAATCGAGCAAGTGCCGGATAGTTTAACGATGGCAGGATATCAAATCGAGCAAATTGAAAAACGCGATGGGTTTTTCGCGCTTCAGGTGAGGCATCCTGTGAAATGA
- the rsgA gene encoding small ribosomal subunit biogenesis GTPase RsgA — MNDLHNSEIQLIEDTSPLVGTVVAVQANYYWVRLDAPGSELTTPSAPSAPSALLCTRRARLKKLGQQVMVGDRVVIEEPDWAGGRGAIGEVLPRQSQLDRPAIANAQQILLVFALAEPDLDPYQLSKFLVKAESTGLEICLCLNKSDLLSVQQIDNWRDRLNRWGYQPLFISVHQGFGVDRVSQRLQEKITVIAGPSGVGKSSLINMLIPEAGLRVGEVSGKLLRGRHTTRHVELFELPTGGLLADTPGFNQPDLDCTPEELASYFPEAKQRLAVASCQFSDCLHRDEPNCVVRGDWERYQHYLDLLEEAIADREQLARQANPESNLKLKTKRGKSQYEPKLETKKYRRQSRRTQQQSLQELYREAEE, encoded by the coding sequence ATGAATGATTTGCACAATTCTGAAATTCAACTCATAGAGGACACTTCACCTCTAGTGGGTACGGTAGTAGCAGTACAAGCAAACTACTACTGGGTAAGGTTAGATGCTCCAGGTTCAGAATTAACTACTCCCTCAGCTCCCTCAGCTCCCTCAGCTCTCTTGTGTACGCGGCGGGCGCGGTTGAAAAAGCTAGGACAGCAAGTCATGGTTGGCGATCGCGTTGTCATAGAAGAACCGGATTGGGCTGGTGGTCGAGGGGCAATTGGGGAAGTCTTACCCCGTCAAAGTCAGCTCGATCGTCCGGCGATCGCTAACGCGCAGCAAATTTTGCTGGTATTTGCCTTGGCAGAACCAGACCTCGACCCGTATCAATTGAGTAAGTTTTTAGTCAAAGCAGAGTCTACGGGGTTAGAAATTTGTCTGTGCTTGAATAAAAGCGATTTGCTCTCAGTCCAGCAGATCGATAATTGGCGCGATCGCCTAAATCGCTGGGGCTACCAACCTTTATTTATCAGTGTCCATCAAGGATTTGGAGTCGATCGAGTGAGCCAGCGCCTGCAAGAGAAAATAACCGTCATTGCTGGACCCTCTGGAGTGGGGAAATCGAGTTTAATCAACATGCTAATCCCAGAAGCAGGATTGCGAGTCGGAGAAGTATCGGGGAAACTGTTGCGGGGTCGCCACACGACGCGGCACGTCGAACTGTTTGAATTACCTACAGGGGGATTGCTAGCCGATACTCCTGGCTTTAATCAACCCGATCTTGACTGTACTCCAGAAGAGTTAGCAAGCTATTTTCCAGAAGCAAAACAACGCTTAGCCGTTGCTAGTTGTCAGTTTAGCGATTGCTTGCACCGCGACGAACCCAATTGTGTCGTGCGGGGCGACTGGGAACGTTACCAGCACTATTTGGACTTGTTGGAGGAGGCGATCGCCGATCGAGAACAGCTAGCTCGTCAAGCCAATCCTGAATCGAATTTAAAGCTGAAGACCAAACGGGGTAAAAGTCAGTACGAACCCAAACTAGAAACGAAAAAATATCGCCGCCAGTCTCGCCGGACGCAACAGCAATCTCTCCAGGAGTTATATCGAGAAGCAGAGGAATAG
- the grxC gene encoding glutaredoxin 3 — protein MAPKVEIYTWRSCPFCIRAKQLLAKKGVDFIEYSIDGDEAARKQMAHRANGRRSVPQIFIDDRHIGGCDDIYDLDFQGKLDPLLTSAQGA, from the coding sequence ATGGCTCCTAAAGTCGAAATCTACACCTGGAGATCCTGCCCGTTTTGCATTCGTGCCAAACAACTTCTTGCAAAAAAAGGCGTTGATTTTATCGAGTACAGTATTGATGGTGATGAAGCCGCTCGCAAACAGATGGCACACAGAGCAAACGGTCGCCGTTCTGTACCCCAAATCTTTATCGACGACCGCCACATTGGGGGATGCGATGACATTTACGATCTGGATTTCCAAGGCAAACTCGATCCGCTGCTAACCTCGGCTCAAGGAGCGTAA
- the gshB gene encoding glutathione synthase: MSLKLVFIIDPIHKLDPGHDTSVALMEAAQALGHEVWITQASRLGVAEGKAWAVLERLQLQPVQLVDGRWVAELVWYDLSDRTWMPLENFDAVFMRTDPPVDIPYLYATYILDFIDRSKTLVVNNPQGLRAANEKMFALQFTHLMPETIVSADKKVIRQFLATRGAAILKPLGLKAGEGIIYLEEGDRNFNSIVEISTYQAKMPVMVQEFIPAAKEGDKRIILLNGEPIGAVNRISTSDDFRNNMAAGGTVAKTEITDREHQICKDLAVSLQQNGLYFVGIDVIGGYLTEVNVTSPTGIREIDRLNGIRLGETVMQWLEKAKV; encoded by the coding sequence TTGAGTTTAAAACTAGTTTTTATTATCGACCCGATCCACAAACTCGATCCAGGTCACGATACGAGCGTTGCTTTGATGGAAGCAGCGCAAGCTTTAGGACATGAAGTGTGGATAACTCAAGCTAGCCGCTTGGGGGTAGCTGAAGGTAAGGCATGGGCTGTTTTAGAACGCTTACAACTTCAACCCGTGCAGTTGGTGGATGGGCGCTGGGTAGCGGAACTGGTTTGGTACGATTTGAGCGATCGCACCTGGATGCCTTTAGAAAATTTTGATGCTGTGTTCATGCGGACAGATCCGCCTGTAGATATTCCCTACCTCTACGCTACTTACATTCTCGACTTCATCGATCGGAGCAAAACTTTAGTTGTCAATAATCCCCAAGGGTTGAGGGCAGCCAACGAAAAAATGTTTGCTCTACAATTTACTCATTTGATGCCAGAGACAATTGTGAGTGCGGATAAAAAGGTGATTCGCCAATTTTTAGCAACAAGAGGGGCAGCGATTCTCAAACCACTGGGACTCAAAGCAGGTGAAGGAATTATTTATCTTGAAGAGGGCGATCGCAATTTCAACTCAATTGTAGAAATTAGCACTTACCAAGCCAAAATGCCCGTGATGGTGCAAGAATTTATCCCTGCTGCGAAAGAAGGAGACAAGCGGATTATTCTACTCAACGGCGAACCCATCGGAGCTGTGAATCGAATTTCCACCAGCGACGACTTTCGTAATAACATGGCAGCTGGCGGTACGGTAGCCAAAACTGAAATTACAGACCGAGAACATCAGATCTGTAAGGATTTAGCTGTCAGCCTACAACAAAACGGCTTATACTTTGTCGGAATTGATGTTATCGGTGGCTATCTAACTGAAGTGAACGTCACCAGCCCTACAGGGATCCGAGAAATCGATAGGCTCAATGGAATTCGTCTGGGAGAAACGGTGATGCAATGGTTGGAAAAGGCGAAGGTTTGA